The Falco naumanni isolate bFalNau1 chromosome 1, bFalNau1.pat, whole genome shotgun sequence genome window below encodes:
- the METTL23 gene encoding methyltransferase-like protein 23, which translates to MGEARRQRRGSVRCYRFAEGPEVLALRIPQVLDSQYGMYVWPCAVVLAQYLWAHRRSLPGKRVLEVGAGVSLPGVVAAKCGAEVILSDNEELPCCLQSCRRSCLMNDLPHVPVIGLTWGRLSPQLLSLAPVDIILGSDVFFDPKDFEDILTTVYFLLGKNPQAQFWTTYQVRSADWSIEALLCKWKLKNTHVPLHSFSADKEHLASSSLPGRHTIEMMIISLAQSDGT; encoded by the exons ATGGGGGAggcgcggcggcagcggcggggcagCGTGCGATGCTACCGCTTCGCGGAGGGGCCGGAGGTGCTGGCGCTGCGCATCCCCCAG GTGCTGGACTCGCAGTACGGGATGTACGTGTGGCCCTGCGCCGTGGTGCTGGCCCAGTACCTCTGGGCCCACAGGAGGAGCCTGCCCGGCAAGCGAGTGCTGGAG GTCGGTGCAGGCGTGAGCCTCCCGGGTGTGGTGGCTGCCAAGTGTGGGGCCGAGGTGATCCTGTCCGACAACGAGGAGctgccttgctgcctgcagagctgccgGCGCAGCTGCCTGATGAACGACTTGCCCCACGTACCTGTCATAGGGCTCACGTGGGGGCGGCTGTCACCCCAGCTGCTCTCACTTGCTCCTGTAGACATTATCTTAGGATCGGATGTCTTCTTTGACCCAAAAG attttgaagatattttaaCTACAGTTTACTTCTTGCTGGGAAAGAATCCACAAGCTCAATTCTGGACTACTTATCAAGTCCGGAG TGCTGACTGGTCTATCGAAGCCTTGCTCTGCAAATGGAAACTGAAGAACACCCACGTTCCCTTACATTCATTCAGTGCAGACAAAGAGCACTTGGCAAGCTCTTCTCTACCAGGAAGACATACGATTGAAATGATGATCATCTCACTGGCACAATCAGATGGTACTTAA